In Aulosira sp. FACHB-615, the genomic window GGCTATCTTCAACGGGAAGACGTGGACGTTGTAGTGACTTAAAAGAACCTTTTATAGCTTTAATTCCTCATTTTCTAGAACAAACACAAGACGAAAATGTTGTATCGGCTTTAGGAAAAACAGCGCAATCAGAGCCAGTTTTCTGGTTTTATGTACCTAAGTTACCTCAAGATGTACGTAAGCTAGAGTTTAGACTTTTAAATGAAAATAAAGAGGCTCAAAAATATATTTTAAATTTAACAGACACTCCCGGTATTGTTGGTTTTCGTCCATCACTACATCAAAAGTTGAAACTTAATCAACAATATCATTTCACTGCTTCTATTATATATTGCGATTCAGATATATCGAAAAACCCTACTGTTGACAGTTGGGTTGAACGGGTCACACTAGGTGATAGCCTTGAAAATCAGTTACGTGGAGCAACAGCAGAAAAGCGTATTGAACTTTATTCTAAGAATGGTATTTGGCACGAAACTTTAACTCTTCTAGTTGAAAAGCATCAAGAAAATCCAAACAACCCTATGATTAATGATCAATTAGTAAGCCTACTAAAAGATGCAGGCTTTGAAAATATTGCTAACAAAACAAATATTAAATACTATATACTATCTACTCAAAATAACTGAATCTGTTCCATGTCTAAAAATTTGATA contains:
- a CDS encoding DUF928 domain-containing protein, translating into MQKLNLALAAILVVSLVSHTMEAKAQLNQYLISKIESFHLFVDSLKILASSPGKKFTLPNRGRPSRLSSTGRRGRCSDLKEPFIALIPHFLEQTQDENVVSALGKTAQSEPVFWFYVPKLPQDVRKLEFRLLNENKEAQKYILNLTDTPGIVGFRPSLHQKLKLNQQYHFTASIIYCDSDISKNPTVDSWVERVTLGDSLENQLRGATAEKRIELYSKNGIWHETLTLLVEKHQENPNNPMINDQLVSLLKDAGFENIANKTNIKYYILSTQNN